The Echeneis naucrates chromosome 8, fEcheNa1.1, whole genome shotgun sequence genome has a window encoding:
- the LOC115047243 gene encoding transmembrane protein 238 — MEPVYQGLGRCVCCFWLAVAFDVFGLLVLLIGVFVNVFFYDLLIYAGAIVIFLSLIWWVFWYSGNIEVPPAELEDDVGLLKNDKGSMGGLAGVVRRLSGRVSAGIRNSFRRNREASGTRAHTERSDPSLSSQAGQVVVAMATTGLQMDTSHALSSDLEIRQTATESSPA, encoded by the coding sequence ATGGAGCCGGTATACCAGGGCTTGGGTcgctgtgtgtgctgtttctGGCTCGCAGTGGCTTTTGATGTTTTTGGCCTGCTTGTTCTGCTCATCGGGGTCTTTGTGAACGTCTTCTTCTATGACCTGCTCATCTACGCGGGCGCCATCGTCATCTTCCTCAGCCTCATCTGGTGGGTCTTCTGGTACTCCGGGAACATCGAGGTGCCCCCGGCAGAGCTGGAGGACGATGTCGGCCTTCTGAAGAATGATAAGGGCTCTATGGGAGGCCTTGCGGGCGTGGTACGGCGTCTGTCCGGCCGCGTGTCCGCTGGCATCAGAAACTCGTTCCGGAGAAACAGAGAAGCGTCCGGTACCCGAGCCCACACAGAGAGGTCAGACCCGTCACTCAGCTCGCAGGCCGGACAGGTGGTCGTTGCTATGGCAACGACGGGCCTgcagatggatacgtcacacgCTCTCTCTTCAGATTTGGAGATACGGCAAACGGCCACAGAGAGCTCACCTGCCTGA